From the Elaeis guineensis isolate ETL-2024a chromosome 16, EG11, whole genome shotgun sequence genome, the window aaataattatttattttattaatttcaataaatctaatataaaaatatatcctgaaattaatataatgtgtcagccaacaattgactttccaAGTTATACATCCAATAGCCTACAGCAAACTCTAAGCTTCATGCAATTGGTGTCCATCAACAATTGTCATTTTCCTTGGATTATCGAAGAAATAACTACTAAATTTGCAATATCTTCAGTTGCTGCAAACTGTAATCTAGCTTTTGTTCCAGGCAATTTTGCATCATCTTCTATTGCTATAGTATTTAGGAAATGATTATGGATCTCTATGGCCTTGATCATGCATATTTTCTCTATCAAGTTGAATCATCTGTTCTCCTTGGGTTTACCTAACTAGTAAAAGAAATGAATGTGATCACACATTAATTTGAAAACGTTACCATGGTACCTAATACCCATTACCACATACATAATCAAATGCCCTTGTGGAGTTTTATCTGTATAAGCAAAAAAAGGAACCCTGTCACCAAGATTAAAAGTGAACTCATCTGTCAAAGGTCATAATTCAGAACTTTTGGCAAAATATTCTTAAATCCTCTGCTTCTTGTAAGCTTCAACATAATGGTGATCATGATCTTTTTTCTTGCacgatgaaaactctttttctagtCAAATTTAACATGGTCAGCAAAGTATAGTCTTTAAAATTATCGTAGGATGCATACTAGGGTTGTGCTTTTTAAGCCAATCAGCAAGGTTTAGTGATAATATTGATCTATGGTCAAGTTGGTCTTTGTCCTTTTCTTTTCCTCATAATGGTTTTTCTAAACCTTTTACCATCACTGAATAAGGCATGGTCAGACAGCAAGGGACTCATCAAGGTGGCATTTGCTTAATTACGCTCATATGATGCAATGAGATGAAGCTTTAGGTTGGACCACCGCATTCTCCAAGGGTAGGTAAGTTGGTTGCTCCTTGTGGGTCCTTACGTACTATATATCACAGTATTCCTTGTGGGACAAGGCTCTAGTGTTTTAAGAACACGTTCTTCACCTCCCTTCAAGAGAACTTAACAATGAGAGAGAGCAAGTTTACAAGGAATAATAAAGCAGCAAGGATTAAAATGCAAACCTTATAGTAGGAAACATTGCATGATAAATTAATCACCTTGGCTGTCCTGTTTTATTTGGAAAGAGAATGGTTGGATTGTATGCATTTGCACAGTTGGAGAGTTGACCGGAGAAGATCCATGGTGAATCAGATTGCAAGAAAACACCTTGCAATTTGTATTAATTATTGACACAAAAAAGCCTACTTCTTTGCTCCTGTCACTTCCTGATATGGATTTAATCTACTTGTAAGTTGAACTACAGAAATTGTCTATAGACATGTCTTACGATAGATTGCAAGTACTCGCTTGAAGAAACACGGCCAGGGGGCACCTGTTCCGGATCAAGATTCTTGAACGTCAAACAGCAGGTGGGTGACGATTTCAAAGAAACAGGCTTGCTTGATTGATTAGACCTAATAAAGATTGCAAATTTAGATCTTGGCTCTTAGGCCTGACCTTTAATGCATAGAAAAAAGTGCTAGCTCTAGGCATGGCTCTCGGCGGTGCACGCGTGGCACCATAGAGTTTAATGCACTCATAAATGGTCATCATTAGAGGTTGAACGACCATCGAACAATATATGCATTAGGGCAGACCTTGCGAAATATACTACGTGCATTGTTTGATGGCCGTCCATTCCTGATGGCGACAATCCATGAATGTATTATACTATGATGCTATGTACACATCGGAGATGATTTGTATGAAATATATATTAGATTGAAATCCATATAAATCAAATTTGACTGAATCAATTGACCTGCATCTACATCAACCTACACCCAAACCCGATCAACTTGAGAGTAGCTAGGCTTGCTCAATGGTTGGGCCAGGCTAGATTTAAGTGGGGCTCAGCCTAAGCTATTACTAAATTTAGCTAGTTCCAGGCTTAGTCTAGCAAAGAAGCCTACTTTTTAGCCCCAAGCTTGCTACTTATTGGACTTTAAGCTTTTGAGCCAGGTCTCGATTGGTCTTGTATCGCCTGCTCTGTAGATGGTCCTCATGTCCTAGGATTGGAGCCTATTGTTGGTCTCAGAGAGCCATCAGATCTCATCCTCGATGATGGATATGCCGATGAGACTTGGGCTCGATCTTGTGATGCATATTGGTGACCTTGGCGAGGTTGAGGTAGTTGGCGGGGTGGGATCTGAGGTCATGGTGCTTGCTACAGAGGTGAAGGAGGTGGGCGGAGGACTGAAGGAGGTTGACAGTGGTGTGGAGGTTCGAAGAGAGTGTGTGGGACCAAATAAAAAGGCAGAGGTCAATGCTTTCCTATCAGAAGCGACAGATAAAGGACTGGAAGATAGTAATACTGAAGCAGATAGTGATGAAGGAGGACTAGGTGTCATGGAGAGAGGagctggaggaggagagagggtggTTTATGAGGACTTGtgcttcttccttttctcaaGATTTGGTGCTACCTTATATTTGTACCTCCGCCGCCAGCACCAGCAGTTTGTGCCTCCTTGCCAAAGACCCCACCAAGCCATCAATCCTTCACCATTGATCTAGTTGGGAAGTGGGAACCACTGAAGCAAATCATTCCTAGCATTCCAAGCCTGGGGACTCCAATGGGATCGAGAGACCATCAGCCGATGCCCTATCATTGGAGGTGCTGCTGAGGCGATGAGATGCCATCAATCGACATCAAAGGCCTAATGTTGGGCTAGGGcatgtataatatatattattttatatacattTTGAGCTTGGTTTGGACTTAGGCCGGGTCGTTGTAAACTCCAGATCGGTCCGTTTGATGGGCGGGCTCAATTTTCAGAACCAGTCTGGCCCGTCAAGTTTAAGACTGAAGTTCAGACATGTTCTCAAATGGGCCAAGTGGACCGGTCAGTACGTATTTGAAAAGATCTTGCGTCCAGAGAAATGTCTACCTAATCGGCAACTAATAATATGACTTTTGTTCGGCTGGTTGGGAATGGGAAAACCATCATTTGATAAGGTGACGGTTCATCGTGTCTTTCTTGCTATTTGTGGCTATAGCAAGAGACAACCGCAGCCCTAAGACGACGGATATCTGAAAATTTCCTCAACCGTCCGCTTTGCAGATGCCTGAGGTGGCTTGTCTTTTATCGAAGGTCAAACATTCAGTTCTTTGGTACAAAAGCGTTTAGTTCCATAAGATTGTCCCTTTCATGTAGTATTTCCACTGCCACAAgccatcaccaactccaactaacgatatttttgaaataatatacAGTTTATCAAATACTTCAGCCGCTCAAACAGTTCTAATTGGGGTGAAAAATGGTATGGATACTATTCACgtggatctatttttatattcaaattaatttagatacgaataaaaatttaagaatccagttaatatctatatccatattcatatataaaaaaaataataaatatatatatgaactAATAACTATCTGATCCATATCTGAATATGCAAATTTATTTAtaactctatataattttatatgatacttattaattttaaaaaaatatacaactatataaatATACTATTAACTTTATTTAATTATCATCTATtaattagtaatatctttgattttatagttataaaatttaatatccaacttatatccttaattatattcatatttttagcatctaaattatatatatatccatttaaaataaatataaatagaaatataaatttttatatctgaataatatttatatctgTATTTACATTCGTCAGgcaaaacaaatatagatatatatgaatatattggTATTTGATCCGATTTCAGTCCTAGTTCTCATAAACAACTGAAAAAATACTCtcgataaaaaaattgaaaaaaaacaaaaaagaaatctTTTAATAAACTTATTCCAATTACaagtgtacaaaaaaaaaaaaaaaattgaaggaaGAAGAAACTGATAAAAGAGTTACATGAACGTATTGTTTGAACATCAGAAGTGTGCTAGCCCATAACTTACCggcagtaattaattttggactcTCTGAAAGTTTAGCAAATCCATGAATTTGCTTCTTTCTATGGACAAATGGCTCCTTCAAATGCTCTATTATGCACTAGACCATGACATTTGGCTGCAATAAAAAAGAGAATTTTAGTAAGTTGCAGAGCACTATAGTATAATAATTCattaagaaatatatatatatatatgtgggaATATAAATGGCTTACTCTAGAATGTCTTTCCAGCCACAATCACTGCTTAGATCATCTAGATTTAGGTCTTTCCAAGCTTCAAAGGGTGCTGAGGTGGATGATACGTTGCTCAAGGTGATGGGACCTTGCGTTTGATCCGTGTGGGCGTCTGGAGAGGCTGGAAGAAGTGGTGATGTGGTATTTGAAGTTGGAAAGACAAAGGAATCAGCACTAAAACCATTGCTCTCAGTTCCATTCTCGCTTGCAGCCACATCACCATCGAGAGAAAGTCTTGAGTTGGTGCAAGCTTGATTATTGTTCAGTAAGCTTTGGAAGCTCAAATTTGGAAGGCTTGAAGGCATTTGAATGGAACCATGAACGCTGAGAGAGCTATTGGAAAGACCCTCATACAGGCGACTTAACTGCAGGAGGTCACTTAATTGGTGATTCCCAAGGGAGGCTGATCCCAAGAGACCGgtcaaatccagatttgaagtTGGGGCATTAGTTAGAACTTGAATTAGCTTTTGGACCAACTGCATCCTGGCTAGGAGGGCAGCATCTGCCTGTAACTTTAGAACATTATTCAAATTGCTCCAGTTCCTGAAGTTGGCATCTGCAAGCAGACTGGAAAGACTACCGAGAAGATTTAGATCAGTTCTCGGCATATGGGTCACCGGGTCGATACCGATTCGGAGGAGCTTCTTCCTCAGATGGGTGTTCCAATAGTTCTTGATCTCGTTATCTGTCCTCCCTGGTAGACGTGCTGCTATTAATGACCACCTTcgacattgaaaaaaaaaaaatagaattattcATATGGTCATGTGGTATGCATAGTATTAACAAATTTGATGCTAAAGATACTAAAGTAAGAAGACAAGCATTACTTGTTTCCGAGAACTGAGTGGAGATCGACGATGtgtttctcttcttcttcagagAAGTTCCCTCTCCTGATATCTGGCCGAAGGTAGTTGGTCCACCGAAGCCGGCAGCTTTTTCCGCACCTGTTGAGGCCGGCGAACTTTGGGAGCAGCCGCCAACTCCCATGACCATGCTTCTGAATGAATTCCGTCAGCTTCTTGTCCTCATCCGGTGTCCATGGACCCTTCTTTAGGCCGATTTCATCACAACATGGTGACCTCCCCATTGTTTCCACAAGACCAAAAGAAAAGGGCTATTGTAAAAGGCCTGAAGTTAGAGATAAGACATAAGAGTATAGGAAGGTCTTTTTAGAGGTACAAGTGAGAACTTTTACTAGGCTTTGAGGGTGAGTTGGCTAACAAACCTTAACGCGCTGAAGTGTAGAAACTGCTTAGAAGGGAAGATAGGATGGGGGTGGGAATTGAACTTGATTTGATTTTAGCTTGGATTCGAGGGAGTCGAGGAGGTTTTATAGGGTTTCGAgcttaaataaaaaaagaaaaaaaaaaagaagggggacTGTGGAAGGGCTTTCTGTATTGAAAACGTATCCTCGATCATGATCAGTCTCAAAACAACGGCTTTCTGATTCGGCTATGTCCATACTTCATATTTTATTATAGCTAAGATGATGTTTGATGATCCAAATgggatcatcaacatgatcttTGATCATTGATAATTCTTAACTTAGAAtaatttaatcttgatgattTAAGATTACTGCATCTAATATACTATATTTTAGCAATTGAAGAGATATATATTCATGAGTAGCCTATTTGGTACTTTATAGAAAtctatataatatcaaaattaatcttaataTATTCtacaaattatatttattaattatataaaatatattataataaattattaatatttattatagaattaatattttcaactgtaattatatataaatattttaatactaatatttatttttattaaaaaaaataagataaatagaagtagcatattaaataatttcataaagtATAGTAAAATAtttctattataatttaaaatataatcaaTTAACAATACAATGATAATAATATAgtgaaatataatatatatcaaaattatgatatatctaatatcaatatatatatatatatatatatatatatatatatatatatatatatatatatatatatatatatatatatatatatatatatatatatatatatatatatatatatatatatatatataggcacacacacataattttgatataatatatatactaaTTTTTTCCGTTAGATTGACGGATAATTTTGTCTTCAAATTTTCGCTCAAGATTAGTGCTTTAGGGTGATATTGGATAttcgacttcaataaaaaatttcttaTCACAAGATTAAGAAAATAATTTGAGCAAAAAAGATGATTTAAAATTACTATTACATAGAATAATTATGATGCAATTATACAAGATGGGTCGTCTCCACCTATATCATTTTGGGTCCAAGGATAACCATCCCGTATGAAATGCTCCCCcaacaacaatatttttaaataatgctTTGAAGAGGTATACGGTGGCTACAAAACCCACGTACTATGTTGTCCATGCAAAGTATTTTAATTTCCACGGTTTAGGATTATTAACAACTGGAGATGGAACGGGCAAAGGAGTTTAACTTGGGAATTCGGTGGAATCTTGTAATGCAAAGGTGCCACGTTAGCAAGAAGGTAGACGAGGATGGTTTAGGATTATTAACAACTGGAGATGGAACGGTCAAAGGAGTTTAGCTTGGGAATTCGATGGAATCTTGTAATGCAAAGGTGCCACGTTAACAAGAAGGTAGACGAGGATTAGGTGTGGCACTGACGCGTGGCAGACAGTTAGAGGTCAACTGGGTTGGATTTCCCAAGAAGAAGCAAGGAACTACCTGCTTCCCTTCTACGACGACACAAGCTATAGCTGGGGATTAGGGCAGGTGAATCTTTATTCACACTTGGTGGGACCCAGACGAATCCAAGCCCTCCCATTTGGCCCAAGTGGTCGGAGGGAATGAACTCAGGGGGGCTTGACCTACATGATGATATTACAAGATCAAAAAGAAGGATAGGAGAAAATGATCAAGGTTTGCGCAcagaaagatttaatttagaaCCCATTTGTTGTACTAAGATTTTGTAAGTCGTCGACGAAGAATGGCATACGTATTCCCTTTTTATTATTCCCCACTCCCTCTACTTCTATTATATCACGGTATCTTTGGTGGAAGTAATTTCATAGTCTTGATATTCTAGGctttatatatgatttatatGCACCGTTACAAATATTGGTCACAGTATTCACGAAATATTTATACATAGACGAAGTCAAAACTgagcttttgtttttcttttgatTTGCTTTGGAAAAACATGACAGTCCATGAAACCCAAGAAAAGAGTTCTAGGAAAAATATTCTCcttgtttctcatgaaaaatGGCACGTCACAAAATCAAAGAAAGCAATACAGTACAACTTGTGGACAAAGGAGCCATTGAATGTGCATTGGCACAAGAACAGGATCAAGGCTCTTAAAGAGCAATTAATCAGGTGTATGAGGAACTCGGGGCCACTAATCTAACCCTGGTACTTCATGTGTTGTGAAAGCTGACATTAGAATCCATATATTTATTTTGTAAGACTGCTATTTAGTCGGCCAAAAGCTCCTGAGACTGGGAAAGCATAGTGGATTCCATTTATATAGTTGGTCAACATCTATGCTGAACATATTTCTACAACAACCACATTTCATTGTAAACTTCATTAACATACTAGGGTTTGTAGTCACTCTTCTTTTGAGCACCACGACTTTGGTTTTGCAGCTTCATGTTAAAGTAGAAAATTTTATGTTTTTTTAAAAGTGTTGCGATCAATCTTCAAGTGTGCCTGACTTCGGTAAAAGGCAACCTGCAAAACAAGTTCACTAATCGAAATTATATCCGACGGGAATCCTCTGATGCCTAAGTCAATGGAGCATAGTGAACAGGATATTTAGTATAGAATTCGATAGAGTTATAGCCTAGATGTGTCTTACCATCGctgttctcttatttttcttttataggtaTTTTAGGTGTAACCATCGAACACGTAGAGTCCCGCTTGTTGTGGCACGAAAGAGTAGTTAACCCCTGTTATCGGGCCATGATCGTGGAGTTGTTGGCAGTTTATGCCCACTAACAGTCGTGGTATAAAGTCGTTACCCACAGTTGTATATTCTGATATGCCGACTGTGAATCGATAATATTGACTTACTGACTATATATCAGTATCTTTGATATACCGACAGGCCATCGATTAGTGACTCTGACTTATCAATTGGCCATTGGTTATATAGTCAATCAAATCGTTAAGATTTGTTGTAGAGAAGACAGTCGAAAGTTGCCGACAGACAGTTGGCTATGTTCCATGATGTTGATTGTATGTCAGGGTTATGAACCTTATAGACATTATAATCGAACCAGAACTCTTTTGGCAGTCTGGTTTTGATGGTCCACTATTAGATGCCGACACATAGTCAAGGTGCCATCCATCATTCAGGCGCCGACCGTGAATCAGGGGGATCAGATCCTATTATCCCAATAGTTGCCTCCCACTTTCAAGTCCAAAGTGGCCTAACACGTTGGATGACGGGAGTCCGCATACCTTCTGTTATGATTTCGAACCCCAATTCTGTGGACGTGTCAGTTGTAGACATTAATGATTCTCTTAAAAACTACATCTTTCAGTGATTTTATCATTTCGATGGTTGtgcttgttggaaatagtgtcccaaag encodes:
- the LOC105035060 gene encoding transcription factor MYB53-like, which translates into the protein MGRSPCCDEIGLKKGPWTPDEDKKLTEFIQKHGHGSWRLLPKFAGLNRCGKSCRLRWTNYLRPDIRRGNFSEEEEKHIVDLHSVLGNKWSLIAARLPGRTDNEIKNYWNTHLRKKLLRIGIDPVTHMPRTDLNLLGSLSSLLADANFRNWSNLNNVLKLQADAALLARMQLVQKLIQVLTNAPTSNLDLTGLLGSASLGNHQLSDLLQLSRLYEGLSNSSLSVHGSIQMPSSLPNLSFQSLLNNNQACTNSRLSLDGDVAASENGTESNGFSADSFVFPTSNTTSPLLPASPDAHTDQTQGPITLSNVSSTSAPFEAWKDLNLDDLSSDCGWKDILDQMSWSSA